One genomic region from Scomber scombrus chromosome 19, fScoSco1.1, whole genome shotgun sequence encodes:
- the LOC134000740 gene encoding putative E3 ubiquitin-protein ligase UBR7, which translates to MAENKDEPNTEDIVADEEELEEALCVLAGSDPNNCSYSRGYVKRQAVFACSTCTPSTAEPAGVCLACANKCHEGHEIFELYTKRNFRCDCGNGKFGDFECQLIPARDNENNKNSYNHNFHGCYCTCDRPYPDADDQVNDEMIQCVTCEDWFHTRHLGCAMVEPEELQEMVCESCMSKAPFLWTYAAHFAVPPVVSVSHPEEDVEVDVEEGSDKEDDSEPSQTGDEEPSTSLEHTKQEEVTNRRSPCKRTHEEMTGSPGKATSKSEDCRLKELQAQGLERPREGAVFWPYSWRSKLCTCTSCKRAYVAVQVQFLMDQADTILAYENKGLDEPFGQHPLMALTSSLNHVQQLEVIYGYNELTTVITAFLEKCAAEGKTVTAEAVHQYFEELRARKRRRTNAGYQ; encoded by the exons ATGGCAGAAAATAAAGACGAGCCAAACACTGAGGATATTGTGGCAGacgaggaggagctggaggaggctCTGTGTGTGCTGGCTGGAAGCGACCCGAACAACTGCTCCTATTCACGG GGTTATGTGAAAAGACAGGCTGTGTTTGCCTGCAGCACCTGCACTCCCAGTACTGCAGAGCCTGCTGGGGTTTGTCTGGCCTGTGCCAATAAATGCCACGAAGGACATGAAATCTTTGAGCTGTATACCAAAag AAACTTTCGCTGTGATTGTGGAAATGGCAAGTTTGGAGATTTCGAGTGTCAGCTGATTCCT GCCAGagacaatgaaaacaacaaaaatagcTACAATCACAACTTCCACGGCTGCTACTGCACGTGTGACCGGCCGTACCCGGACGCAGATGATCAg GTCAACGATGAGATGATTCAGTGTGTCACCTGTGAGGATTGGTTTCATACCAGG CACCTGGGCTGCGCTATGGTGGAACCTGAGGAGCTACAAGAGATGGTGTGTGAGTCCTGCATGAGCAAGGCTCCATTCTTGTGGACGTATGCTGCCCACTTTGCAG TACCACCTGTCGTCAGCGTCAGTCATCCTGAGGAGGATGTTGAGGTCGATGTTGAGGAAGGAAGCGATAAGGAAGATGACTCTGAGCCCAGTCAGACAGGGGACGAAGAACCCTCCACCAGTCTCGAACACACAAAGCAGGAG GAAGTGACAAACAGGAGATCGCCTTGCAAACGGACTCACGAGGAAATGACAGGCAGTCCTGGAAAGGCCACGAGCAAATCTGAGGATTGCAGGCTGAAGGAGCTGCAGGCCCAGGGGCTGGAGAGGCCCAGAGAGGGAGCAGTGTTCTGGCCTTACAGTTGGCGCTCCAAGCTCTGCACCTGCACAAGCTGCAAG AGGGCTTACGTTGCCGTCCAGGTGCAGTTTCTTATGGATCAGGCTGACACCATTCTGGCCTACGAGAACAAAGGCTTGGATGAGCCGTTCGGACAGCACCCACTCATGGCACTGACAAGCTCACTGAACCATGTACAGCAGCTGGAGGTCATTTATG GTTACAACGAGCTGACAACTGTGATCACTGCATTTTTAGAAAAGTGTGCTGCTGAAGGAAAG actGTCACAGCTGAAGCTGTTCATCAGTACTTTGAGGAACTGCGGGCTCGGAAAAGACGTCGCACTAACGCAGGATACCAGTAA